The following nucleotide sequence is from candidate division WOR-3 bacterium.
AGCTTTCGAAGATCCGGAGACTGGTATGATAATTGGAATACGAGGCGGTTACGGATGTTCGAGGATAGCCGATGATATTTTCCGTTCAAATGAACTGAGTTTTTTTAACGGAATTTTCTGCGGATTTTCAGACTTGACTGTTCTTTCGCTCGTGTTGCTCAAAAAAGGACTCGTAAATTTTTACGGACCCATGCTTTCTGCCGACTTCGGGAAAAATCCATCCGATTTCTCTTTTGATTTTCTCGAAAGAATGGCGACGGGAAAGTGCACCGGTGTTCACAGATTTCCGGACGGATGGAAAAGCGTCGTATCGGGTAAATCTGAGGGCGTGTTGACTGGAGGGTGTCTTTCGCTCATACAGACATCCATAGGAACTGAATACGAAATTGAAACGGAAGGGAAAATACTCGCCTTTGAAGACACCGGAGAGTCCCCATACAGGATTGACAGAATTCTCACTCATCTAAAAGCCGCCGGTAAATTCGACGGCGTAAAAGGCGTCCTTGTGGGAAAATTTGCTTCCTGCCCGGACCAGCCGCCTTCATGCGATGAAGTTGTCGCTGAAAGGCTATCTTCATTGAATTGCCCCGTGATAACAGGAGCCGATTTCGGGCACGTTCCCGACAAGATAACCCTGCCTCTCGGCGTACTGGTGAGTATTGATTCTGTCAAAGGTGAAATTGAATTTGTCGAAAATGCTGTGGAGGGTTGAATGGGCGGCGATTCTGAAATGATAAAAAACAATCTAATCAGAATTAAAGTCGCGGGTCCGAGGGACAGCGTAAAAATATCATTTCCAGGAAACGACGGGCATAGGTTTTCCGGAGACTGCGAGTTCAGGAATTCACGGGAAAAAATTCTTATGAAAGAGAGAATATTTTCTTCGCCGCTGAGGATCGAGAGCTGTTTTTCAGTCGTAAGGGGGATCAAGGTCGGCGAGTCTTTTCACTGGGAGCACGAAGAAGATCACGCCTTTCGAGGGACTTTGGAACTCGTTTCGTCTTCTCGCGGCATAACGGTTATAAACGAAATCCCGTTAGAATATTACATCGCCTCGGTTGTCGGATCCGAAATGAAATCCCGGTGTCCCGCCGAGTTTTTAAAAGTTCAGGCGATTGTAGCAAGATCCTCCGCCTTCAGCATGTCGAAGAGCCTTCACGCCGGTGAAAACTTCAATCTTTGCGCGGACGATCATTGCCAGGACTATCGCGGTGTACTGAGAGAAACAGATAAAATACTTTCCGCCGTTTCCCATACCGCAGGAAAATTTCTCATCTACGGCGACGAAATTGCCGACTGCAGGTTTTCAAAAATGTGCGG
It contains:
- a CDS encoding LD-carboxypeptidase; translated protein: MRKPRKLGKNSKIVPILPAGPLKDKQRFFLAVKYFAEKGYKVEDFGFDEETWYLSADDVTRKRSLLKAFEDPETGMIIGIRGGYGCSRIADDIFRSNELSFFNGIFCGFSDLTVLSLVLLKKGLVNFYGPMLSADFGKNPSDFSFDFLERMATGKCTGVHRFPDGWKSVVSGKSEGVLTGGCLSLIQTSIGTEYEIETEGKILAFEDTGESPYRIDRILTHLKAAGKFDGVKGVLVGKFASCPDQPPSCDEVVAERLSSLNCPVITGADFGHVPDKITLPLGVLVSIDSVKGEIEFVENAVEG